The Arachis ipaensis cultivar K30076 chromosome B05, Araip1.1, whole genome shotgun sequence nucleotide sequence CCGCGTCAGCAGCCTCCAGCTACACCTCCTGTGTCTTCACCATCCGATGACGATGACTGGCTCATCCCTCCGCCCCCCAGTAATGGTGGTGTCTCCACAGCGGCTCTTCTACAACCCTTTCGTCCACCTAGGAGCGAACCAAGACCTGAGCCACAGGCCGCTAACGGTTCACAAGTGACGGAACCGTGCAATGAAGACATTGACCCGGAGGTGAACGAGGTAGATTCGTTTGATGAACACATTGACAGGATGTTTGCTGCTTCTAATGCTGAAAAGCGCAAAGGATGAAAGACTACTGAGTTTTGGAATGTTGATCTCATTGGTAACAAGTGTTGAACCATAAAACTCTTTAATTGATTAGCTAACGATATACTTATGTATGGCTCACATGTTGGGCACGTTGAACACGTTAataccatttttattattttctttatagATTCTGAAGGAATAGTCAATCAAGCTAAAATGAGTGTGAGAGAGGCTATGGAGCGGTCTTTTAATGGTAGCAAGATCATACTAAGGTTCAAAGAGGAACTGCAAGCAGTCGGAGATGGAGCTGGCCTGTTGAGTGGCATTCTAGGAGCGCTGGGTTCAGATTACAGCAAATTTCCTATCTGTGAAAAGAGTTGGGCAAAGGTGCGGGGCAAAGATAGGGTTTATGATGATTTCATAAAGGTAATGACTTTCGGCATTGTTTAATCATATCAAACCTTACAACTTGCAATTACTTACGGCTGGACATTGTCGTCGCAGGAGATGTTCCACTTTCGGGATAACAGTGGTATAATCAAGAAAACACTTTTGAAACAAATGGGGAGGTCCTGGAAGGACACAGGGGGGAGGTTGTATGACTCGCATTACAAGCCAACAAGGACACTTGAGCATAATCTTGAGAAGCGCCCGCAGGGAATTCCTAGAGAGCTTTGGAAGTGGTTCATTGACTATCGTAATGATCCTGCAACAAAGGTACCCcatttatttaattatgaccagACCAATTCAATTTGTAACCCACAAATTCAATCTGATTGAGTGATTTAACCGGTTCAATTCTAATAACTATTGATCCAAAATCTGATCTAATAcaagtaatttttaaaaaaatgaaatccTTTCAAATATAAACATGCAATTTTGATCATTTTTTTATATGATATGATATTCTTAAATAGTTTTTATTCCAATTAATTTGAATATGAACCCTGTTATTTAATATACATgtgtaattaaatttaatataaacATACTCAGCACATGTCACGGTCCAGAAGGAATGTTTGGCTAAAATCATAATATATACTTGCATGATGATGAGATTGATGTACACCAACTTTCATTATTACAACGTTGTTGTTTGTCTGTTACCGTATAAGACTTTTGAATTAATTTGAGTACccctattattataatttatgctATATAATTGTTATTGGGCTTTGTCACACATGCCTGCTAAAGCTTTTTAAATAGGGGTTGTATTTGCATATTAGAAATACAATAACAATGTTTTATTCAATTTCTACACTTTCTTACTTACTGCCCCATTATTTTGAGTCTATTGCAATGTAGGATACATATGTGCTACATAGTTATATTTATTACTTTAGTGAACAGTAGCTTACTGTTGATTTTAAATAGGCAAAATGCAAGCAAAACGCGCTGAATCGAAAGAAGCAACTTTACATGCACACTGGCGGTTCTAAAAGCTTGGCTAGGACAAGGGAAGAAGAGGTAATATAAATTTGTAATTAAGTATAAGTGGCATTTAGTGTTGATTTATTTATAgagtaaaacaacaaagaattattGGAAAAATTTAAAGAAGTGAAATTCATGACATAAATTGTATTGTCACAGTCAGAAAAGCAAGGGAGGAGAGTTGGTAAGGGAGAAGTATGGATCCTAAAGCACAAGAGACCTAACGGAAGCTATATACATGAAAAAGCTCGGAGAATTGGTGTAAGTACACCTAATCATTTATGCTGTAACATGTTGTGTTTAGTTATTAAAATGTCTTGAGTATGCTATTAGCCTAGTGTGATTGTGTAATTTTATTTATGCCTGCAGAAAAAAATATCTGAGATTGAGCAGTTGGATGAATCTACAAGAATATTGTCAGAAAATGATTCCCTTGCCCAAGCTCTCGGTAAAGAGCACCCGGGTAGAGTGCGTGGGATAGGACACGGGCCGACACCAAGTCAACTCTTCCGTCCGAGGTCGCAACCGCCGGTGGATAGAGCTCAAGTAGAAGAGGCCCAAAGGATGCTGACTGAACTACAGGCGGAGGTGACAACCGAAAAATTGAAGCGAAAAGCAATAGAGGATGAATTAGCAGCAGAGAAAACAAAGAGGCAAGCAATAGAGAGTGTGCTGAGTTATCTGGTTCAACAGCAATGTGGGGAGCTGCCTCCGGACATCCTTGCACAGATGAATTCTCTGGATGGACATAGCGGAAAATAGAAATTAGGTTTTATGTGATACTTTGTTTTTTGCTATATGTTTAGTTTATGTTAAATATGCAACATTAATTATTAGCCAGGTACTTTACCTTTTTGGGTGACTAATAAAATACTTTATTGACATTATTCAAATAGATATGTTAGTTTGCTTCGCAGTTAAATATTTATGAGCTTTTTTTTCATAGTGCAGAATTTTAGAGATAAAAAAGGGTATAATAttctttaaataaaaaagatgaaaaaaataataaaataaataaaaaaatagtaaataacGATAAGATTCTTtagataaaaagaaataaaaaaaatttacccaAATTTGtcaaattaatcaaaataaattattaaacaaAATTCCTTGAAATAGCGGCGGTTTTAAAACCGCCGCAAATAAAATCCTTAAAAAACGAAGTCGCAAATAGCGGCGGTTCAAAAGCGCCGCGAATCAATTTCCATAAAAAATTAGCGGCGGTTTGTATTTGTCGCAAACACGCGTGGGAAATCACTTTTGTATGATATAGCGGCGGTTTCTAAATTGTTCGCTGCAAAGTTCAAGATTTGCGGCGGTTATGCCAGTGGTTGTtggaaaccgccgcaaaatgtgaTTCCCGCGCCTTTATGCGTTGCGGATACTGTTTTGCTGGCAACCTGTTTAGCGATagtttaaaaccgccgctattCGACGCGTGTCCTGTAGTGTGTGTTATATTGTAACTTGAAaatttaaattatcttaaaaGTTTTGATCATGTtattaatacaattttttttactaaattaatCACTCTTATAAAATGTATATTGaaatatagaatatatattaaaaataaataaataatatatctatttatttacaaatatataatagttaattTAGTGATTGAATTTTATCTGTATATAAcaatttttatatgaattttgagggcaaTTTACGTAAATAAATTGTTACACCTTTAAAATTACGCAAATGCATTATTTCTAAAATGAAgacgcaaatgcattgtttcatGTATCTATAGAAACCGCTACTGCTAGTAGCGGTTTACACAAACACAGAATCCGCTGCTGCCAGCCGCGAATTACGTTGAAATGTGACAGCACGGAAACTGCTGTAGCCTGCCGCGGTTTCTGCTTGATTTGAGTTGgtcataaaccgctactggcaatAGCGGTTTATATGTATTGGGACACGTGCGTAAACCGCTGGAGACAGCAGCGGTTTACATTAAGTATGTGTTGTCTTCTTTGCTGCTGATTTGTATTTGAAGTTCTagctaaatgaattttttttatttgtacaaCTTTATTGTCTTATGCCAAAAACTAATGTAATGACTAAGAtttaaagataattttttaaatatatattaattggtaaaattttatattcttataattatttttataaattaaaaaaaataaaattactaatACCTATCAGAATAATTATACCTCTctatcaacataaatttaataaatatataaaaatttatattttaaaatttaaaatacaaaattaattttattttaattttttaaatatgtaaataaaatataattttaacaaaaGGCTTCTAcaattacaaaaaatatatatctctttaaaaaataatagaaaaaacgGCTGAATAGATCGTGCAGCCGTTAatttcactctattcttctcgTGCGAGATACATTAGTTGTGATTTCAAGGTGTGTATTTTTGTGTtataataatcataataaattcATTTCAATGATATCAACTTCATCTAGTTTGGGATCTCCACGCCCCCATTTTAAGGAACTAAATATGAGGAATGGGGTTTGTGCTTAATCCATTTGCTTTTTACTTATACAAACCATATAGCTGTTGGTAATGTTGAGAATGCAAATGTTTTACTTGGACAAAGTTTCATGCTTGCCTCACCCGATAGTGATACTATGCAGCAGATGACGGCCTATTTTACAAAGCATTTGCTGATCGGATACTTAATTTAGCGCGAATTCTATAGAGTCCTCAACTTAACTagaattgttattatttttaagaaattcttactagaaagcttttttatgagatttttttttgaaaatagtattttttttgtGACAAATCAAACTATTATTGAGTAGATGAAAGGTGAAAAGTGATTCATATAATTGATCTTAATACTGTTGAACTTGCTCAATAAATTATGCTCCTCCAAACTTTAAGTGCACCAAATAGCTCATACCAAAATTAAGCAGGCACTAGCTATaacttttatttttccattacatTATCTTTTGGCACAAGACAACAAAGtttcacaaataaaaaaaaatttatttagctAGAACCTCAAATGCAAATCAGCAGCAAAGAACAACCCATACTTaacgtaaaccgctgctgcctCCAGCGGTTTACGCACGTGTCCCAAtacacataaaccgctactgccagtagcgattTATGACCAACTCAAATCAAATAGAAACCGCGGCAGGCTACAACGGTTTCCATACTGCCACATTTTAACGTAATCCGCGGCTGCCAGCAGCGGATTCTGTGTTTGTGTAAactgctactgccagtagcggtttctaTAGATACATAAAACAATGCATTTGCGTCTTCATTTTGaaaacaatgcatttgcgtaatTTTAAAGGCGTAACAATTTATTTACGTAAATTGCCCGAATTTTGATGAATCATTGAATTTAAAATTACATTCAATTATTAATAAGAGAAGTAGTAAACTAAACCTAATCTTCCTAAAATTCAGTTTTCGAAAGCCAAACTTAAATTTTGTCAAATTAGcttaaacaaaaaaatagaagaaaaaaaaaagagatttgaAGAGTGCAAATACAACATTGCTTTGCCAAGAtggatttattttttattttttttatcacattCATTCNNNNNNNNNNNNNNNNNNNNNNNNNNNNNNNNNNNNNNNNNNNNNNNNNNNNNNNNNNNNNNNNNNNNNNNNNNNNNNNNNNNNNNNNNNNNNNNNNNNNNNNNNNNNNNNNNNNNNNNNNNNNNNNNNNNNNNNNNNNNNNNNNNNNNNNNNNNNNNNNNNNNNNNNNNNNNNNNNNNNNNNNNNNNNNNNNNNNNNNNNNNNNNNNNNNNNNNNNNNNNNNNNNNNNNNNNNNNNNNNNNNNNNNNNNNNNNNNNNNNNNNNNNNNNNNNNNNNNNNNNNNNNNNNNNNNNNNNNNNNNNNNNNNNNNNNNNNNNNNNNNNNNNNNNNNNNNNNNNNNNNNNNNNNNNNNNNNNNNNNNNNNNNNNNNNNNNNNNNNNNNNNNNNNNNNNNNNNNNNNNNNNNNNNNNNNNNNNNNNNNNNNNNNNNNNNNNNNNNNNNNNNNNNNNNNNNNNNNNNNNNNNNNNNNNNNNNNNNNNNNNNNNNNNNNNNNNNNNNNNNNNNNNNNNNNNNNNNNNNNNNNNNNNNNNNNNNNNNNNNNNNNNNNNNNNNNNNNNNNNNNNNNNNNNNNNNNNNNNNNNNNNNNNNNNNNNNNNNNNNNNNNNNNNNNNNNNNNNNNNNNNNNNNNNNNNNNNNNNNNNNNNNNNNNNNNNNNNNNNNNNNNNNNNNNNNNNNNNNNNNNNNNNNNNNNNNNNNNNNNNNNNNNNNNNNNNNNNNNAACCACTAAAGAATAAACTAACAATTAGTaatg carries:
- the LOC107640168 gene encoding uncharacterized protein LOC107640168; this translates as MSVREAMERSFNGSKIILRFKEELQAVGDGAGLLSGILGALGSDYSKFPICEKSWAKVRGKDRVYDDFIKEMFHFRDNSGIIKKTLLKQMGRSWKDTGGRLYDSHYKPTRTLEHNLEKRPQGIPRELWKWFIDYRNDPATKAKCKQNALNRKKQLYMHTGGSKSLARTREEEKKISEIEQLDESTRILSENDSLAQALGKEHPGRVRGIGHGPTPSQLFRPRSQPPVDRAQVEEAQRMLTELQAEVTTEKLKRKAIEDELAAEKTKRQAIESVLSYLVQQQCGELPPDILAQMNSLDGHSGK